A single Cucumis melo cultivar AY chromosome 4, USDA_Cmelo_AY_1.0, whole genome shotgun sequence DNA region contains:
- the LOC127149107 gene encoding F-box protein CPR1-like codes for MVVVSDVLIHILSKLSPESLLRFNSVCKSWYALINDPKFVTKHLLDSFSHKHVLLQRIITNNSGKKEHVFSVLEFSLDRSVSSVYDVPLPFHEGPRPCLSYLILPNLDVRGHSHDLICLSDHNRDIFLCNPMTRQCRKLPPTILVIPEPEGPISLRLGVVGFGYDVKCRDFKVVKVVSLRRGFVRYPSRVEIYDLRKDRWREIKTLVDVNFLCHPSFDMYHEGTFYWLGIHLPSEKEAILTFDMSKETFGKISIPECFHSLVDHFTTLMVFDGCLRIISYLGYESNDKVFDIWEMEIDGVSWSKLLTIGPLFEIKRPLFFLSSNELLMDSEERQMILYDCKTQQIKELQVRSERMSVRDNLSRFAGTNLFVKSLVSVEGGNNMSYEF; via the coding sequence ATGGTTGTTGTTTCTGATGTCTTGATTCACATTCTATCCAAGCTTTCACCAGAATCTCTTCTCCGATTCAACTCAGTTTGTAAATCCTGGTATGCTCTTATCAACGACCCTAAATTTGTAACTAAACATCTCTTAGATTCTTTTTCCCACAAGCATGTTCTCCTTCAACGTATCATCACCAACAACTCTGGCAAAAAAGAACACGTGTTCTCAGTCCTTGAATTTTCTCTTGATCGATCTGTGTCGTCTGTTTACGACGTCCCTTTACCATTTCATGAGGGTCCTCGACCATGTTTATCATATCTGATTCTTCCAAATTTAGACGTTAGAGGTCATTCTCACGACTTAATTTGTCTAAGCGATCATAATCGTGATATTTTTCTTTGTAATCCCATGACGAGGCAGTGTCGTAAACTTCCTCCAACAATTCTTGTGATCCCTGAACCTGAAGGCCCTATTAGTTTAAGGCTGGGAGTTGTCGGATTTGGGTACGATGTGAAGTGTAGGGATTTCAAAGTGGTTAAAGTTGTGAGTCTTCGGAGAGGATTTGTACGATATCCTTCAAGAGTGGAAATTTATGATTTGAGAAAAGATAGATGGAGAGAAATTAAAACCCTTGTTGATGTCAACTTTTTATGCCACCCTTCATTTGACATGTATCACGAAGGAACATTTTACTGGTTGGGGATACATTTACCAAGTGAAAAAGAAGCTATACTAACATTTGACATGAGCAAAGAGACTTTTGGAAAAATTTCAATCCCAGAGTGTTTTCACTCTCTCGTGGATCATTTTACAACTTTAATGGTTTTTGATGGATGTTTACGTATAATTTCTTATCTAGGATATGAAAGCAATGATAAAGTTTTTGATATTTGGGAGATGGAGATTGATGGAGTTTCGTGGTCAAAACTATTGACGATTGGCCCTCTTTTTGAAATTAAACGTCCATTGTTCTTTTTAAGCTCCAATGAACTTTTAATGGATTCAGAAGAAAGACAAATGATTTTGTATGATTGTAAAACTCAACAAATCAAAGAGCTGCAAGTCAGAAGTGAACGAATGTCTGTACGCGATAATTTAAGCCGGTTTGCAGGTACTAATTTGTTCGTTAAAAGTTTGGTATCTGTGGAAGGAGGAAATAATATGAGTTAtgagttttag
- the LOC103486436 gene encoding glutathione S-transferase L3-like isoform X1 yields MASTLVQEIPPPSLDATAEQPPLFDGTTRLYTAYICPYAHRAWIIRNYKGLQHKIKLVPLDLRNRPDWYKEKVYPTNKVPSLEHNGKVIGESLDLLKYIDSNFEGPSLLPDDPAKREFAEELLSYSETFNGAIINSFKGDTAKEACAQFDYLENALGKFDGPFLLGEISQVDIAYIPFVERFHIFLSEALKIDVTEGRPKLVAWMEEFNKIDAYKQTKVDPELVVEIYKMVFLS; encoded by the exons ATGGCTTCCACACT CGTGCAAGAAATTCCACCTCCGTCCTTGGATGCCACCGCCGAACAACCTCCCCTGTTTGATGGAACTACCAG GTTGTATACTGCTTACATTTGCCCTTATGCACACCGTGCTTGGATCATCCGAAATTACAAG GGACTACAACATAAAATTAAGTTAGTTCCTCTTGATCTTCGTAATAGGCCTGACTGGTATAAGGAAAAAGTATACCCAACGAACAAG GTTCCATCTCTGGAACATAATGGAAAGGTTATTGGAGAAAGTCTTGATCTGCTCAAATATATCGATAGCAACTTTGAAGGACCTTCTCTTCTCCCAGAT GATCCTGCTAAAAGAGAATTTGCTGAAGAGTTGCTTTCCTACAGCGAAACATTTAACGGCGCTATAATCAATTCATTTAAAGGCGACACCGCAAAGGAAGCAT GTGCTCAATTTGATTACTTGGAAAATGCTTTGGGAAAATTTGATGGCCCGTTTCTCCTCGGAGAAATCAGTCAG GTGGATATAGCATACATTCCATTTGTTGAAAGGTTCCACATTTTCTTATCAGAGGCTCTCAAGATTGACGTCACGGAAGGAAGGCCCAAATTAGTTGCATGGATGGAG GAGTTCAATAAGATTGACGCGTACAAGCAAACAAAAGTCGATCCCGAGCTGGTAGTTGAAATTTATAAAATGGTATTCTTG AGCTAG
- the LOC103486436 gene encoding glutathione S-transferase L3-like isoform X2, with protein sequence MASTLVQEIPPPSLDATAEQPPLFDGTTRLYTAYICPYAHRAWIIRNYKGLQHKIKLVPLDLRNRPDWYKEKVYPTNKVPSLEHNGKVIGESLDLLKYIDSNFEGPSLLPDDPAKREFAEELLSYSETFNGAIINSFKGDTAKEACAQFDYLENALGKFDGPFLLGEISQVDIAYIPFVERFHIFLSEALKIDVTEGRPKLVAWMEEFNKIDAYKQTKVDPELVVEIYKMVFLS encoded by the exons ATGGCTTCCACACT CGTGCAAGAAATTCCACCTCCGTCCTTGGATGCCACCGCCGAACAACCTCCCCTGTTTGATGGAACTACCAG GTTGTATACTGCTTACATTTGCCCTTATGCACACCGTGCTTGGATCATCCGAAATTACAAG GGACTACAACATAAAATTAAGTTAGTTCCTCTTGATCTTCGTAATAGGCCTGACTGGTATAAGGAAAAAGTATACCCAACGAACAAG GTTCCATCTCTGGAACATAATGGAAAGGTTATTGGAGAAAGTCTTGATCTGCTCAAATATATCGATAGCAACTTTGAAGGACCTTCTCTTCTCCCAGAT GATCCTGCTAAAAGAGAATTTGCTGAAGAGTTGCTTTCCTACAGCGAAACATTTAACGGCGCTATAATCAATTCATTTAAAGGCGACACCGCAAAGGAAGCAT GTGCTCAATTTGATTACTTGGAAAATGCTTTGGGAAAATTTGATGGCCCGTTTCTCCTCGGAGAAATCAGTCAG GTGGATATAGCATACATTCCATTTGTTGAAAGGTTCCACATTTTCTTATCAGAGGCTCTCAAGATTGACGTCACGGAAGGAAGGCCCAAATTAGTTGCATGGATGGAG GAGTTCAATAAGATTGACGCGTACAAGCAAACAAAAGTCGATCCCGAGCTGGTAGTTGAAATTTATAAAATGGTATTCTTG